A stretch of Pseudomonas sp. CCC3.1 DNA encodes these proteins:
- a CDS encoding ankyrin repeat domain-containing protein — MSDDKPADQQRQMTPEQAADFAEQVFNKAREGDAAMLAALLSKGLPVNLRNHKGDTLLMLASYHGHVDAVKVLFEHKADPEIRNDNGQSPIAGAAFKGDLEMVKALVEGGAEVEGASFDGRTALMMAAMFNRTKIIEYLVSKGADPKAKDANGITALDAARTMGATDSVDMLG; from the coding sequence ATGTCAGACGACAAGCCAGCAGATCAACAGCGGCAGATGACCCCCGAGCAAGCGGCCGACTTTGCCGAGCAGGTGTTCAACAAGGCTCGCGAAGGCGACGCGGCGATGCTGGCGGCTTTGCTGAGTAAAGGTTTGCCCGTTAATTTGCGCAATCACAAGGGCGATACCTTGTTGATGCTGGCCAGTTATCACGGGCATGTCGATGCCGTTAAGGTGTTGTTCGAACACAAGGCTGACCCCGAAATTCGCAATGACAATGGCCAAAGCCCGATTGCCGGAGCTGCGTTCAAAGGCGATCTGGAAATGGTCAAAGCTTTGGTTGAAGGGGGAGCAGAAGTTGAAGGCGCTTCATTTGATGGGCGTACCGCGTTGATGATGGCGGCGATGTTTAATCGCACCAAAATCATTGAGTACCTGGTCAGCAAAGGTGCCGATCCGAAAGCCAAGGATGCGAATGGCATCACCGCGCTGGATGCAGCCAGGACTATGGGTGCAACCGACAGCGTCGATATGTTGGGCTGA
- the speE gene encoding polyamine aminopropyltransferase, whose protein sequence is MTEVLNTDYLETLYEGYGQRFRMDKLLHEVRTEHQHLVIFENPVMGRVMALDGVIQTTEKDEFIYHEMLTHVPILAHGTVKRVLIIGGGDGGMLREVTKHSGIEHITMVEIDGTVVDMCKAFLPNHSKGAYDDPRLNLVIDDGMRFVATTEEKFDVIISDSTDPIGPGEVLFSENFYQACHRCLNEGGVLVTQNGTPFMQLQEVQTTAGRMRSLFADWHFYQAAVPTYIGGAMTFAWGSTNSEYRKLPLETLRQRFAGSGIVTRYYNPEVHMGAFALPQYVLQAINKPSNS, encoded by the coding sequence ATGACCGAAGTGCTTAACACCGACTATCTCGAAACCCTTTACGAAGGCTATGGCCAGCGTTTTCGCATGGACAAGTTGCTGCATGAAGTACGCACCGAGCACCAGCATCTGGTGATTTTCGAAAACCCAGTGATGGGCCGGGTCATGGCGCTGGATGGCGTGATTCAGACCACGGAAAAGGACGAGTTCATCTACCACGAGATGCTGACCCATGTGCCGATTCTGGCGCACGGCACGGTCAAGCGTGTGCTGATCATTGGCGGTGGCGACGGCGGCATGTTGCGTGAAGTGACCAAGCACTCTGGTATCGAGCACATCACCATGGTCGAGATCGACGGCACGGTGGTAGATATGTGCAAAGCGTTCCTGCCCAACCACTCCAAAGGTGCCTACGACGATCCGCGCCTGAATCTGGTGATCGATGACGGCATGCGTTTTGTCGCGACCACCGAAGAAAAGTTCGACGTGATCATTTCTGACTCCACCGACCCGATTGGGCCGGGTGAAGTGCTGTTCTCTGAAAATTTCTATCAAGCGTGCCACCGCTGCCTGAATGAAGGCGGCGTATTGGTGACGCAGAACGGCACGCCGTTCATGCAATTACAAGAAGTCCAAACCACCGCCGGGCGCATGCGCAGCCTGTTCGCCGACTGGCACTTCTATCAAGCGGCCGTTCCAACTTACATCGGCGGCGCGATGACGTTTGCCTGGGGCTCGACGAATAGCGAGTACCGCAAGTTGCCACTTGAAACCCTGCGTCAGCGTTTCGCCGGCAGTGGCATCGTGACCCGTTACTACAATCCGGAAGTACACATGGGTGCTTTTGCTTTGCCGCAATACGTTTTGCAGGCCATCAACAAACCAAGCAACAGCTAA
- a CDS encoding TusE/DsrC/DsvC family sulfur relay protein yields MNTLPLDGKEIALDKDGYLLDLNDWSAEVAEALAAQAHIELSPDHWEILELLRSFYQEFELSPATRPLIKYTALKLGPEKGNSMHLNRLFNGTPAKLAAKLAGLPKPTNCL; encoded by the coding sequence ATGAATACGCTCCCCCTCGACGGTAAAGAAATAGCGCTGGATAAAGACGGCTATTTGCTCGACCTCAATGACTGGTCTGCCGAGGTGGCTGAAGCCTTGGCGGCACAGGCACACATTGAGTTAAGCCCCGACCACTGGGAAATCCTTGAACTGCTGCGCAGCTTTTATCAGGAGTTCGAGCTATCGCCAGCGACGCGTCCGCTGATCAAGTACACAGCGCTCAAGCTGGGGCCTGAGAAAGGCAACAGCATGCACCTCAACCGCCTGTTCAATGGCACTCCTGCCAAACTCGCCGCCAAGCTGGCGGGCCTGCCAAAGCCAACCAATTGCCTATGA
- a CDS encoding DUF3309 family protein → MTLILLIVLILLLVGGLPVFPHSKSWGYGPSGIIGTVLIVLLILVLLGKI, encoded by the coding sequence ATGACCCTGATTCTTCTGATCGTCCTGATCTTGCTGCTGGTGGGCGGACTGCCTGTCTTTCCTCACTCAAAAAGCTGGGGTTATGGTCCGTCCGGCATTATCGGTACCGTACTAATTGTGCTGTTGATATTGGTCTTGCTCGGCAAAATCTAG
- a CDS encoding YheU family protein: MLIPYDQLEPDTLTRLIEDFVSRDGTDNGDDTSQETRVLRVRQALSKGQAVIFFDLESQQCQLMPKHAVPKELFD, translated from the coding sequence ATGCTAATCCCTTACGACCAGCTTGAACCTGACACCCTCACCCGCCTGATTGAAGACTTTGTCAGTCGTGATGGCACCGACAATGGCGATGACACATCTCAAGAGACGCGCGTCCTGCGTGTCCGCCAAGCCCTGAGCAAAGGGCAGGCCGTTATTTTCTTCGACCTTGAAAGCCAGCAATGCCAGTTGATGCCTAAACACGCCGTGCCAAAAGAGTTGTTTGATTAA
- a CDS encoding glutathione S-transferase family protein — translation MGLLINGRWHDQWYESKDGSFQREQAQRRNWVTADGLAGPTGTDGFAAQAGRYHLYVSLACPWAHRTLIARKLKGLESLIDVSVVSWLMLENGWTFDKAFGSTGDRLNELSFLHQRYTRDTPDYSGRVTVPVLWDTQRQCIVSNESADIIRMFNSAFNELTGNTLDFYPQELTAEVDRWNDSIYPALNNGVYRAGFATSQPAYEQAFTDVFRELEHLETHLAQHRYLAGEHLTEADVRLFTTLIRFDAVYYSHFKCNERRIADYPNLSNWLRELYQWPGVAQTVDVTHIKGHYYASHRTINPTGIIPKGPALDFTTPHDRGRLAGSGIWQ, via the coding sequence ATGGGCCTGTTGATTAATGGACGCTGGCATGATCAGTGGTACGAAAGCAAAGACGGCAGCTTCCAGCGCGAGCAGGCACAGCGTCGCAACTGGGTAACTGCCGACGGCTTGGCCGGACCAACAGGTACAGACGGCTTTGCAGCGCAAGCAGGTCGCTACCACCTGTACGTCTCTCTCGCCTGCCCGTGGGCCCACCGCACCTTGATCGCTCGTAAACTCAAAGGCCTCGAATCGCTGATCGACGTCTCAGTGGTCAGTTGGTTAATGCTGGAAAACGGCTGGACCTTCGACAAAGCCTTTGGCTCGACAGGTGACCGCCTGAACGAACTGAGCTTTTTGCATCAGCGTTACACTCGGGACACACCTGACTACAGCGGCCGCGTCACCGTCCCCGTGCTTTGGGACACGCAACGCCAGTGCATCGTCAGTAACGAGTCCGCAGACATCATTCGCATGTTCAACAGTGCTTTCAATGAGCTGACCGGCAACACGCTGGACTTTTACCCCCAAGAGCTGACTGCTGAAGTCGATCGCTGGAATGACAGCATTTACCCCGCACTCAACAACGGGGTCTATCGTGCCGGGTTTGCCACGTCACAGCCTGCTTATGAACAAGCATTTACGGATGTATTCCGTGAACTTGAGCATCTGGAAACTCACTTGGCACAGCATCGTTACCTTGCTGGCGAGCACCTGACCGAAGCCGACGTACGACTATTCACCACCTTGATTCGGTTTGATGCGGTGTACTACAGCCACTTCAAATGCAACGAGCGCCGCATCGCCGACTATCCAAACCTCTCCAACTGGTTGCGCGAGCTTTACCAGTGGCCGGGCGTGGCCCAAACCGTGGACGTTACCCACATCAAAGGCCACTACTACGCCAGCCACCGCACGATCAACCCTACAGGCATCATCCCCAAAGGTCCGGCCCTGGATTTCACCACCCCTCATGATCGTGGCCGACTGGCAGGCAGCGGTATCTGGCAATAG
- a CDS encoding glycosyl transferase family protein, with protein MTLETPAEHPFAQFVRILGKGKRGARNLTREEAREAMGILLDEKAEDTQLGAFLMLLRHKEESPEELAGFTEAVRERLTAPEINVDIDWPTYAGKKRHLPWYLLAAKCLAQNGVRILMHGGGAHTAGRLYSEQLLGELAIPLCRDWQSVEAALETGNLAFIPLQDWAPQLQRMIDLRNTLGLRSPIHSLARILNPLGARCGLQSIFHPGYQSVHREASGLLGDTSIVVKGDGGEIEINPDSASHLYGTTAGVSWDEEWPALSAQRHVKPASLDPEHLKALWRGEVEDSYPQLALLSTMALALRGLGTPREQAFELAQRYWDNRNKSI; from the coding sequence TTGACCCTCGAAACACCGGCTGAACACCCTTTCGCGCAGTTCGTGCGCATTTTGGGCAAGGGCAAACGTGGCGCCCGCAATCTGACCCGCGAAGAAGCTCGTGAGGCGATGGGCATTCTGCTTGACGAAAAGGCTGAGGATACGCAACTGGGCGCTTTCCTGATGTTGCTACGACATAAGGAAGAAAGCCCCGAGGAATTGGCAGGCTTCACCGAGGCCGTGCGTGAGCGTCTGACAGCGCCCGAGATCAATGTCGACATTGACTGGCCAACTTACGCAGGTAAAAAGCGCCACTTGCCTTGGTATCTGCTGGCCGCCAAATGCCTTGCGCAAAATGGTGTGCGTATTTTGATGCACGGGGGCGGAGCCCACACAGCTGGGCGACTGTACAGCGAGCAGTTGCTTGGCGAACTGGCTATCCCGCTGTGCCGCGACTGGCAAAGTGTTGAAGCCGCGCTAGAGACTGGTAATCTGGCATTCATTCCACTGCAGGATTGGGCCCCCCAACTGCAGCGCATGATTGATTTGCGCAACACCCTTGGCCTGCGCTCGCCGATTCACTCATTAGCCCGCATTCTGAACCCGCTCGGCGCGCGTTGCGGCCTGCAGAGCATCTTCCATCCTGGCTACCAGAGCGTGCACCGTGAGGCCAGCGGCTTGCTGGGCGACACCAGCATTGTGGTCAAAGGCGATGGCGGCGAAATCGAAATCAACCCCGACTCAGCCAGCCATCTGTATGGCACGACGGCAGGCGTCAGTTGGGACGAAGAGTGGCCTGCACTGTCCGCTCAGCGCCATGTGAAGCCTGCTTCGCTTGATCCCGAACACCTTAAAGCACTGTGGCGTGGCGAGGTTGAGGACAGTTACCCGCAACTGGCCTTGCTCTCGACCATGGCCCTGGCGTTACGCGGGCTGGGTACGCCGCGAGAGCAAGCGTTCGAATTGGCTCAGCGTTATTGGGACAATCGCAACAAATCGATTTAA
- a CDS encoding YnfA family protein, producing MLNYVWFFLAALFEIAGCYGFWMWLRQGKSAWWVVPAVLSLAVFALLLTKVEAAYAGRAYAAYGGIYIVTSIAWLAVVERVRPLGSDWIGLGLCLIGATIILLGPRFSTS from the coding sequence ATGCTTAATTATGTTTGGTTTTTTTTGGCAGCACTGTTTGAGATCGCTGGGTGTTACGGGTTCTGGATGTGGTTGCGTCAAGGCAAGAGTGCGTGGTGGGTGGTGCCCGCAGTCTTGAGCCTCGCAGTATTTGCCTTGCTCTTGACCAAGGTTGAAGCGGCTTATGCAGGGCGGGCGTATGCGGCCTATGGCGGAATTTACATCGTGACGTCCATCGCCTGGCTGGCGGTTGTAGAGCGTGTTCGGCCGCTGGGTTCCGACTGGATTGGCCTCGGGCTGTGTCTGATTGGCGCAACGATTATCTTGTTAGGGCCACGTTTTTCAACGTCATGA
- the csrA gene encoding carbon storage regulator CsrA yields MQVLKRVVGEHFSIGEDITVRVIGVNGSHVRLGIEAPKSVSVHRAEVYDRIKNQHAGRLTIEPLVKR; encoded by the coding sequence ATGCAGGTATTGAAGCGCGTAGTCGGCGAACACTTTTCAATTGGCGAAGACATTACCGTGAGAGTGATTGGCGTAAATGGCAGCCATGTTCGATTGGGCATTGAAGCCCCCAAGAGTGTCAGTGTTCACCGGGCTGAAGTTTATGACCGGATAAAAAACCAGCATGCCGGGCGTTTGACTATCGAGCCCCTTGTTAAGCGTTAA
- the tusD gene encoding sulfurtransferase complex subunit TusD, with product MKFAIALYSAAHAPSSRRALRFAEAALASGHEIVRLFFYQDGVHSASSNVVTPQDEQDLAQQWAAFVSHNQLDGVVCIAAALRRGVLDEDESARYQRSAVNLKAPWELSGLGQLHDAIQSADRLICFGGP from the coding sequence ATGAAATTTGCCATTGCCCTTTATTCAGCGGCCCATGCGCCCTCCTCTCGCCGCGCTCTGCGTTTTGCCGAGGCAGCGTTGGCGAGCGGTCACGAAATTGTGCGGCTGTTCTTTTATCAAGACGGTGTTCACAGCGCTTCGAGCAATGTCGTCACGCCACAAGATGAGCAAGACCTCGCGCAACAGTGGGCTGCGTTTGTGAGCCACAACCAGCTTGATGGTGTGGTGTGTATTGCCGCAGCTCTGCGCCGCGGGGTGCTGGACGAGGACGAATCTGCGCGCTATCAGCGTTCGGCAGTCAATTTGAAAGCGCCGTGGGAATTGTCTGGCCTGGGGCAGTTACACGACGCTATTCAATCAGCTGATCGACTGATCTGCTTCGGAGGGCCTTGA
- the tusC gene encoding sulfurtransferase complex subunit TusC: MPKSLLIISRQAPWSGPSAKEALDIVLAGGAFDLPIGLMFMDDGVFQLVPKQNATALQQKNLMANLQALSMFGVDEVYACHHSLAERGISTTGLAVDDVETLSADGVRILIDRFDQVITL; the protein is encoded by the coding sequence ATGCCTAAGTCGCTATTGATTATCAGCCGTCAGGCTCCCTGGTCGGGCCCAAGTGCTAAAGAAGCGCTAGACATTGTGCTGGCGGGCGGCGCATTTGATTTGCCGATTGGCCTGATGTTCATGGACGACGGCGTGTTTCAGCTTGTGCCAAAACAAAACGCCACCGCACTGCAACAAAAGAACCTCATGGCCAATCTGCAAGCCTTGTCGATGTTTGGGGTTGATGAGGTGTATGCCTGTCACCACAGTTTGGCCGAGCGTGGGATTTCGACCACAGGTCTGGCCGTAGATGACGTAGAAACACTGTCAGCAGATGGCGTTCGCATCCTTATTGACCGTTTTGATCAAGTGATTACCCTCTGA
- a CDS encoding LTA synthase family protein gives MANPDALRQQNAASRLLQPTVKSHLAFTLLSALIMMLMFTLLRVALLVYNREMILDTPASTFLEAFANGLRFDLRIVVYLSIPLLLALLSAHAMKWRGVMRFWLTAASSLALFLGLMEMDFYREFHQRLNGLVFQYVKEDPKTVMSMLWYGFPVVRYLLAWAVGTVILYFAFKGADRLTRSQTTAAAAAGTKGAVAPWYARTAVFVVLLLVCVVAARGTLRQGPPLRWGDAYTTDSNFANQLGLNGSLSLIAAAKSRFSDERSNIWKATLQQPEAQQVVRDMLLTEHDKLVDPDTAAVRRDTTPPAEKTLPIKNVVVILMESFAGHSVGALGRPGNVTPYFDNLSKEGLLFERFFSNGTHTHQGMFATMACFPNLPGFEYLMQTPEGSHKLSGLPELLSARKFDDVYVYNGDFAWDNQSGFFSNQGMTNFVGRNDFVNPVFSDPTWGVSDQDMFNRGLEELKKREGKEPFYALLQTLSNHTPYALPTPLPVEPVTDRGSLNEHLTAMRYSDWALGQFFEKARKEPYFKETLFVVVGDHGFGNEQQISEMDLGRFNVPLLLIGPGIQEKFGARVDTVGTQIDVVPTIMGRLGGEFRQQCWGRDLLNLPEGDKGTGVIKPSGNDQTVAIINGDHLLVQPKDMPPKVWQYNLGANPSAKVVTDSPDEAELKKKLEAFLQTATKSLLDNTAGVADPK, from the coding sequence ATGGCAAACCCGGACGCCCTAAGACAACAGAACGCTGCCTCGCGTCTGTTGCAACCGACCGTCAAATCGCATCTGGCGTTTACGCTGCTCAGTGCCTTGATCATGATGCTGATGTTTACCCTGTTGCGGGTGGCATTGCTGGTTTACAACCGGGAAATGATCCTCGATACCCCGGCCTCGACGTTCCTTGAAGCATTCGCCAACGGCCTGCGCTTTGACCTGCGTATCGTGGTTTACCTCAGTATTCCTTTGCTGCTGGCGCTGCTCAGTGCGCACGCCATGAAGTGGCGTGGTGTCATGCGCTTCTGGCTGACAGCGGCTTCCAGTCTGGCGCTGTTTTTGGGCCTGATGGAAATGGACTTCTATCGTGAGTTCCACCAGCGCCTCAACGGGCTGGTCTTCCAATACGTGAAGGAAGACCCGAAAACCGTCATGAGCATGCTCTGGTACGGCTTCCCGGTTGTGCGTTATCTGCTGGCCTGGGCCGTGGGCACGGTAATTCTGTATTTTGCCTTCAAAGGTGCCGATCGCTTGACCCGCTCGCAGACAACTGCGGCCGCTGCTGCTGGCACCAAAGGCGCTGTAGCGCCGTGGTATGCGCGTACTGCGGTGTTTGTGGTGCTGTTGCTGGTGTGTGTGGTCGCCGCTCGCGGCACTCTGCGCCAAGGTCCTCCACTGCGTTGGGGCGATGCCTACACAACGGACTCCAACTTCGCTAACCAATTGGGGCTTAATGGTTCCTTGTCGCTGATTGCAGCGGCGAAAAGCCGTTTCTCGGACGAGCGCAGCAATATCTGGAAGGCCACGCTGCAGCAGCCTGAAGCTCAACAGGTCGTGCGTGACATGCTGTTGACCGAGCACGACAAACTGGTCGATCCGGACACCGCAGCTGTACGTCGTGATACGACGCCACCCGCGGAAAAAACCCTGCCGATCAAGAACGTTGTCGTCATCCTGATGGAAAGCTTTGCTGGCCATTCAGTGGGCGCGCTGGGTCGTCCCGGGAATGTCACGCCCTACTTCGACAACCTGTCTAAAGAAGGCTTGCTGTTTGAGCGCTTCTTCTCCAACGGCACGCATACCCACCAAGGCATGTTCGCCACCATGGCGTGCTTCCCGAACCTGCCAGGTTTTGAATACCTGATGCAAACCCCGGAAGGCAGCCACAAGCTGTCCGGCCTGCCGGAACTGCTGAGTGCGCGCAAGTTTGACGACGTGTATGTGTACAACGGTGATTTCGCCTGGGACAACCAGTCAGGTTTCTTCAGTAACCAGGGCATGACTAACTTCGTTGGTCGCAACGATTTCGTGAACCCGGTGTTCTCCGATCCTACGTGGGGCGTGTCCGACCAGGACATGTTCAACCGTGGCCTCGAAGAGTTGAAGAAACGCGAAGGCAAAGAGCCGTTCTATGCGTTGCTGCAAACCCTGTCCAACCACACGCCGTACGCCTTGCCGACTCCATTGCCGGTTGAGCCTGTGACCGATCGCGGGTCGTTGAACGAGCATTTGACTGCGATGCGTTATTCGGACTGGGCATTGGGTCAGTTCTTCGAGAAAGCGCGTAAAGAACCGTACTTCAAGGAAACCTTGTTTGTGGTGGTCGGTGACCACGGTTTTGGTAACGAGCAACAGATCTCTGAAATGGACCTTGGGCGCTTTAACGTTCCGTTGCTGTTGATCGGGCCGGGCATCCAGGAGAAGTTTGGCGCACGGGTTGACACCGTGGGCACTCAAATCGACGTTGTCCCGACTATCATGGGCCGTCTGGGTGGTGAGTTCCGTCAGCAATGCTGGGGCCGCGACCTGCTGAACTTGCCGGAAGGCGACAAGGGCACAGGCGTGATCAAGCCATCGGGTAATGATCAGACGGTGGCCATCATCAATGGCGATCATCTGTTGGTTCAGCCTAAAGATATGCCTCCCAAGGTTTGGCAGTACAACCTCGGTGCTAATCCATCAGCTAAAGTAGTGACCGATTCGCCAGACGAAGCGGAGCTTAAAAAGAAGCTCGAAGCTTTCTTGCAGACGGCGACCAAAAGCTTGCTGGATAACACGGCGGGTGTAGCCGATCCAAAGTAA
- the tusB gene encoding sulfurtransferase complex subunit TusB, which produces MSTLHVLSHSPFSDTRLGSCLRILSTKDALLLCGDAVYALQPQSSILKGLEEQSDTLTLFVLEEDLLARSIECPPWATCVDYPGFVELSIRYDKVNSWL; this is translated from the coding sequence ATGTCTACCCTACACGTCCTGAGTCATTCACCCTTTTCAGACACGCGTCTAGGCAGCTGCTTACGCATACTGAGCACTAAAGACGCGCTGTTGCTCTGCGGCGATGCGGTCTACGCTTTACAGCCTCAGAGCAGCATTCTTAAAGGCCTTGAAGAACAGAGCGACACACTCACGCTCTTTGTCCTCGAAGAGGACCTGCTAGCGCGCAGCATTGAATGCCCGCCGTGGGCAACCTGCGTTGACTATCCAGGCTTCGTCGAACTGTCGATTCGCTATGACAAGGTCAACAGCTGGCTATGA
- a CDS encoding PLDc N-terminal domain-containing protein: MGSTFNGLIGLIILALDIWAIINVLKSGSETGMKILWVLLIIFLPVLGLIIWAIAGPRGNVRI, translated from the coding sequence ATGGGTTCGACGTTTAACGGCCTGATTGGCCTGATTATTCTGGCGCTGGATATCTGGGCCATTATTAATGTGCTCAAAAGCGGCTCTGAAACCGGGATGAAAATCCTTTGGGTGCTGTTGATTATCTTCTTGCCGGTGCTGGGGCTGATCATCTGGGCCATTGCCGGACCGCGGGGCAATGTCCGCATTTAA